In the genome of Fusarium fujikuroi IMI 58289 draft genome, chromosome FFUJ_chr02, one region contains:
- a CDS encoding related to syntaxin-binding protein sec1-like protein translates to MGLSVIQEQHDAILGQIKKITRGDWKCLIVDENSKKIIDNVVKEDDILNNNIATIERIENRREPNPEMDAIYILSPESFAVECLLADFEMRRYRSYYLVWTGLLDPSLRRKIDDFPGARQLRAGFQTMFVDFLPRESHLVTLRDPWSFPMLFHPACNAVVPTHMKALAQKIAGLCITLGEYPKVRYYKPQSARHEAAVLCTHLARFVQEELDAYAQWDTSFPPPSPRPQATLVITDRSMDLMSPLVHEFSYQAMAHDLLPIKDGDKVTYRTTINEGTPEAEEKDMELTDKDKIWVDNRHRHMKDTIDKLMGDFQKFLQQNPHFTNENADTTNLNTIRDMLAGLPQFQEMKEAYSLHLTMAQECMNIFQKHKLMDIASIEQTLASGLDEDFKRPKNILEMIVPLLCDEAVSPSDRLRLIILFILYRDGVIDEDIKRLLAHASLPQSDREVVLNFEQLGGHMTHALKDVRQIPPPLFPIDPKSTQLNEEYGLTRFEPAMKHMVDHLARGMLDQTHFPYVKPPLDPNEELHLAQGGSLRAGRPNWAAAGRRPPENRQRLIVFMAGGATYSESRSCYEVGEARSRDIILVTSHMITPQLFIRQVGDLSRDKRQLDLPLERPKRHAPRHLFERPAPPRPAPSQQPSQQGLPPGPTNRPGGLPSRPGPGMAPPTAAMSNMSINNNHGNNTAPRPTSHHSVQQHHEEPGKLHKEKKKRNFLGIKK, encoded by the exons ATGGGGCTGTCCGTCATCCAAGAGCAGCATGATG CTATCTTGGgacagatcaagaagatcacccGAGGCGAT TGGAAATGCCTGATCGTCGACGAGAACTCCAAAAAGATCATTGACAATGTCGTCAAGGAGGATGACATTCTCAATAACAATATCGCCA CTATTGAGCGAATCGAGAACCGTCGCGAACCGAACCCCGAGATGGACGCAATCTATATTCTCTCGCCTGAATCCTTCGCTGTCGAGTGTCTTCTCGCCGATTTCGAGATGCGACGTTATCGCAGCTACTATCTTGTCTGGACTGGCCTCCTCGACCCCTCATTGCGACGCAAGATCGACGACTTTCCTGGAGCCCGACAGCTCCGCGCCGGTTTCCAGACCATGTTCGTCGATTTCCTGCCTCGAGAATCGCATCTCGTTACCCTTCGCGACCCCTGGAGCTTTCCCATGCTCTTCCACCCAGCCTGTAACGCCGTCGTTCCAACACACATGAAGGCTCTAGCGCAAAAG ATCGCCGGTCTTTGTATTACACTCGGAGAATACCCCAAGGTTCGTTACTACAAGCCGCAAAGCGCACGCCACGAGGCTGCCGTACTCTGCACTCATCTGGCTCGATTTGTCCAAGAAGAGCTCGATGCGTATGCGCAATGGGACACTAGCTTTCCCCCACCCTCACCGCGACCACAAGCGACACTCGTCATTACAGACCGATCAATGGATTTGATGTCACCTTTGGTACATGAGTTCTCCTACCAAGCCATGGCACACGACCTCCTGCCGATCAAGGACGGCGACAAGGTCACTTATCGTACGACAATCAACGAGGGAACTCCAGAAGccgaagagaaggatatggAGCTCacagacaaggacaagataTGGGTGGACAATCGGCACAGACACATGAAGGACACGATTGACAAACTGATGGGCGATTTCCAAAAGTTCCTCCAACAAAACCCCCACTTCACCAATGAGAACGCCGACACGACCAACCTTAATACGATTAGAGATATGTTGGCAGGCTTGCCGCAGTTTcaagagatgaaggaggcATATTCCCTCCACCTGACCATGGCGCAAGAATGTATGAACATTTTCCAGAAGCACAAGTTGATGGACATCGCCTCTATAGAGCAAACGCTCGCATCTGGACTGGACGAGGACTTTAAGAGACCAAAGAACATTCTCGAAATGATAGTACCTCTGTTGTGCGACGAGGCCGTATCACCTTCAGACAGGCTGCGCCTCATCATATTATTCATTCTCTATCGAGATGGTGTCATTGACGAAGACATCAAACGACTCTTGGCCCACGCGTCCCTCCCTCAGTCTGACCGCGAAGTTGTACTCAACTTTGAGCAGCTTGGTGGACATATGACACATGCGCTCAAGGATGTGCGCCAGATCCCTCCGCCTCTATTCCCGATCGATCCAAAATCGACTCAGCTGAACGAGGAGTATGGATTAACACGATTCGAGCCAGCAATGAAACACATGGTGGACCATCTAGCAAGGGGCATGTTGGATCAGACTCACTTCCCTTACGTGAAGCCACCACTGGACCCCAATGAGGAGCTTCACTTAGCGCAGGGAGGTTCTCTTCGTGCCGGTCGACCAAATTGGGCAGCAGCTGGACGCCGTCCACCAGAGAATCGACAACGGTTGATTGTCTTCATGGCTGGAGGTGCTACATACAGCGAGAGCCGATCATGCTACGAAGTCGGTGAAGCGCGCAGTCGAGATATCATTCTCGTCACTTCTCATATGATTACTCCTCAGTTATTCATTCGCCAAGTGGGCGATCTCAGTCGCGATAAGCGTCAACTTGACTTGCCCCTGGAGCGACCCAAGCGACACGCTCCACGGCATCTCTTTGAGCGACCAGCTCCTCCTCGCCCAGCACCCTCACAGCAGCCCTCACAGCAAGGATTGCCACCTGGGCCCACGAACCGACCAGGCGGTCTTCCTTCAAGACCTGGCCCTGGCATGGCGCCTCCAACGGCTGCCATGTCAAACATGTCGATTAATAACAACCACGGTAACAACACAGCACCACGGCCGACATCGCACCACAGTGttcaacaacaccatgaGGAGCCAGGCAAGCTCCataaggaaaagaagaagcgtaACTTCCTCGGCATCAAGAAGTAG
- a CDS encoding related to flavin oxidoreductase has product MGSVEANGHPKILINVGAKDVPFYTPIQDPPAGTPWDVQPEGSLFSPLKLRGLTLHNRIIVSPIYSAKDGYMTPWHKQHLGSFAARGPGLIITEVNAVSPEGRISPQDAGIWEDGQLEPLKEIVDFVHSQGAKIAIQMGHAGRKASTVVPWLDRKNTAVKEAGGWPDEVVAPSAIPYSPESLTPREMTSDDITKFKQDWVAAVKRALKAGFDAIEVHAAHGYLLNAFLSPASNQRTDQYGGSFENRIRLLLETVKLTRDIVPEDFPLLVRMPGTDYLEFDSSLPQWHIEEAAKLGQILAANGIDLIDISGGGLDCRQKITSGPGYQVPYAAAVKKAVKDTGVAVTSVGMITSGKQAQGYLSDDSVNAVLVGRGFLKDPNLVWHWADELDVDIHVASQYGWGFGMTRTHRHRKH; this is encoded by the exons ATGGGTTCAGTCGAAGCAAATGGTCACCCAAAGATCCTCATCAACGTCGGAGCCAAAGAT GTTCCCTTCTACACTCCTATCCAAGACCCTCCTGCAGGAACCCCATGGGATGTCCAACCCGAAGGCAGCCTATTCTCTCCCCTCAAACTACGAGGTCTAACGCTCCACAATCGTATCATCGTATCACCAAT ATACTCTGCTAAGGATGGCTACATGACCCCATGGCACAAGCAACACCTCGGAAGTTTCGCCGCACGTGGCCCTGGACTCATCATCACAGAAGTAAATGCAGTTTCACCAGAAGGACGAATCAGCCCCCAAGATGCCGGCATCTGGGAGGATGGACAGCTTGAGCCTCTGAAGGAGATTGTGGATTTCGTGCATAGTCAAGGAGCGAAGATCGCCATTCAGATGGGTCATGCTGGGAGAAAGGCGAGTACTGTTGTGCCCTGGCTGGATCGCAAGAACACAGCGGTCAAAGAG GCTGGTGGCTGGCCGGACGAAGTGGTTGCACCAAGTGCAATTCCCTATAGCCCAGAGTCTCTCACTCCCAGGGAGATGACAAGCGATGACATTACCAAATTCAAGCAAGATTGGGTTGCTGCTGTGAAAAGagctctcaaggctggctTTGAT GCCATCGAAGTTCACGCTGCACATGGATATCTCCTAAATGCATTCCTTTCCCCAGCCTCAAACCAACGAACGGACCAATACGGCGGATCTTTTGAGAATCGTATTCGCCTCCTTCTCGAGACCGTTAAACTCACTCGTGATATCGTCCCCGAGGACTTTCCCCTCCTTGTCCGCATGCCAGGAACAGACTACCTCGAGTTCGATTCGTCTTTACCACAGTGGCATATCGAAGAAGCCGCAAAGCTCGGTCAAATCCTCGCCGCGAACGGCATCGATCTGATCGATATTTCAGGCGGTGGTTTGGATTGCCGTCAGAAAATCACTTCTGGCCCTGGTTACCAAGTCCCGTACGCTGCTGCCGTGAAGAAAGCTGTCAAGGATACCGGAGTTGCTGTGACTTCAGTGGGAATGATCACCTCTGGAAAGCAGGCCCAGGGTTATCTGAGCGATGACTCTGTAAATGCTGTGTTGGTGGGACGGGGCTTCCTCAAGGACCCTAATCTTGTCTGGCACTGGGCAGATGAGCTGGATGTTGACATCCACGTCGCTTCTCAAT ATGGCTGGGGTTTTGGAATGACCCGTACTCACCGACATAGAAAGCACTAA